A stretch of DNA from Leguminivora glycinivorella isolate SPB_JAAS2020 chromosome 12, LegGlyc_1.1, whole genome shotgun sequence:
GCGCCGGACACTGCGCGGTACACTGGCAGGCCTACCGCGCGCTGCTGTGGCTACGCGCCGCCACCTTACAGCGAGTGTAAGTACATGGATACTGTATTGCTTGTACAAGTGTATGTTTATGTAGTTATctcgaataaataattgaatttaCCTACAAGGAAAATTACCTAGTAGTCTAAAATAACACACGCATATTTTATATATCGGCCCAAACTCATCCTGTTAGGAGAAATTGTCATTCAAAGTCCTGAAAATTGACACACCGTCGGTTATCTTTTCTTGTTACgtcgtggcttgcgtggacggtcccgcgaccgtcgcccacgcaagataGGGCGTTAGTGGCGCTCCATGTACAGCATGTTTTAGTACTTGAGTGATCTCTTGGTATATGTACGATAGGGCGCTCTCACGCACGCAGTATCATTAAACGCTGCCGCGGCTCTCAACCTTAAATGATCTGTTGATAAAACAGTTGAATACAGTATAGTTTGCCCAACACAGGGGCGCCGGTTCCCTCGAGCTGTTCCGGCTGAAGCTAGGCGCGCTGGGCGGCTCCGCGGTCGCAGcgtcgggcggcgcggcggcggggtacgcggcgggcgcgggcgcgcgcgcgcgcggcggcagCTGGCGCTCGCGCGCGCCAGCACGCACTGGCACCAGGCGCTGCCGCTACTCACGTACCATCTGGCGCATCAGCTGTATCCTTTccgttttattttagttttactgACTGACTCGTCGGCGCACAGCCCTCGAGGTTTTGTTTTGTGATTAGAACGAACAGGTTGAAATGTGCAACCTCAAAATTTTGTGTCGCATAGTTGAGACTATTAATACTTGCCGACTATTTATTGAAATGTTTATTCAccacgcacggccggtttccatccttacttggcaGATATTCcccgaattcgcacgaagcgctttgcttcttcttatGTGCACTGCCAAGTAGTGGAATTCCTTGCaagcggctatatttccgagctcatataacccggcgaccttcaaatcgagggtgaacaggcatcttctaggcGAGCTCACGTCGTAGGCCACGCCTttgtctgtggccaagagtaagcccatttataataataataataaaagaaataaaaaaataaatattggggacaccttacacggatcaacttagccccaaactaaacaaagcttgtactatgggtgctaagcgacgatatacatacttaaatagataaatacatacttaaatacatagaaaacatccatgactcaggaacaaatatctgtgttcatcacacaaatgcccttaccgggattcgaacccaggaccgcggcttagcaggtagggtcactaccgactgagccagaccggtcgtcaaaccaaCCAACCAAACCATTTATATTACAGTTTTAATAAATTTCCTTAGCAAAGCCATTCAGATGGGCAGTGAGTGGCGGCTTCGAGTTCGGCTGGTGGCTGGCTTCTATAAATCAGCCGCGTTTGGTACAGAGCTACGTGTCCATGCTCGAACCATGGTGCGAATGGAACGCTTGCTCgcgtaagtacctatatttaatttttaactaccgatgcaaaaacgacggggtgttgtaaTAATCCAGTAACTTTATACATCTGTAGTATGCGTCAAATCCGGTAGTTCTGATTTTTGCAGACTTGTTTATGATGTTGGCCTAATGAATAATCCAAGTTTGTGACCTCGAACGCaactttgtcaaaaatcgaAAAAACCTGATAAATTGggatacgctcagctagatggcgctaatattaatatttgacattttaaaacatatcaagctaagaatatgggccaaattgtcaaaactgaggttcaaaagttttaagcctgtgtcaagagatggcagactatgcactgtgattacacattttacttcgacagtaactctctataatactcgattctaACCTATCTATCATCTCATATctaatcataattcataattaatttatttatttttaagaaaaggtAACCTAGGTTACGTAACGTAACTACGTTACAATAGTATCACTACTCGTTAGTTGGACTTTCCCACTATTAACTCGAATACAAGATTGACACCATCacggtattaaaaaaaacataactacTTGTATGTAAATTGCCCTTCATTCTTTGCTTATaacgtttatttcacataattatattcttcGCAGGACAATTCATCCTCGGCCTGTCTCTTCTGGACTTGTCGGACGCAGAAGGCGCCTACACGGCCTTCTGTAAGGCGGCTAAAGGTGTCAGCACTGAGCCGTTCCTACGACAGTTAGTCGCGGCGCCCGACGCGCGCTTAACACAGCACCAGGCGCTCGTACTGTATTATATGAAGgtatgtatccatactaatattataaatgtgaaagtgtgtgtgtctgtttgtttgtccgtctttcacggcaaaacggagcgacgaattgacgtgatttttgaagtggagatagttgaagggatgaagagtgacataagctacattttgtctctttctaaagccgGGTACTCACTAGCGAGCTGTAACTGTAACTGTGCATGACCTGTTACCAAAAAACATAGTGTGTACGTGGTTCGCAAACCTCCTGCGAGCGGTACGCGTTGCTGCTCGCAGCGAACCAATGTTTACAACGTACTCATTTCAGAACCTGTAACATTGCATGTAACCGTAACCGTTACTGTAGCCAAAAACATAGTGTGTACGTGGTTCACGAGCCTGCAACGAACGCAACACGAGCGGCTCACAGCGAGCCGATTGTCGGTTTTTGCCGCGAATCAAAGGGCGCTCGCAGTGCGCTCGTGGACGTCGAGAAGAGAGGTTGTAACAATCCGCTGCGAACGTCAAACTTTTCATCATGAGTGAATGGTCAGAGGAGAAATTTAATAGCTTCTATTGATAGACTCCTACAGGGAGAAATGGAGGAGTGTCCTGTAGACtcctaaatttattaaatattcgaAATCGGTTGTACTCATTCGAGTGAttttttataatggttacaattttttttatttttcattatttacagTAGATCACTTCTTTTCCGGTACATTCTCTGAATCCACCTTCTTCGTGGCCGATAGGTATCATAAAGTAATgcatctataaatataaatatacatatatgctgCACAAGCGAGAGACACCTTCGTCCGACATTGTGGagttacaatccaaaaatgcaGATACATCCGGCTCGCCATTAATTTTACAGTGATGTGGCCTTCTCGTACACACTAGAACCTGGTTACTGTATCTTTTTGGTTACAGTTACTGCTCACAAATGAGTACGCTCCAGGAAATGGATCCGGCGACGTCACGAGCCTGAACTGTAACACACGTACACACTAGACCTCATTACTGTATCTGTTCGGTTACAGTTACGGCTCGCTAAATGAGTACGCTCGGGGTACTGGATCCGGCGACGTCGCGAGCCCGAACTGTAACATGCGTACACACTAGAACCTCGTTACAGTATCTGTTCGGTAACAGTTACAGCTCGCTAGTGAGTACCCggcttaacgcgagcgaagctgtgagcaaaagctagtataccataaaggaataagtaagggaagagttgtaactccatacatcagtaaacgcgagttatttgtataggcatagttaaagacacatctagcgacaatcacgcgtcaaatagcgtaaattatcagtaccgctactcgatactaggtgtcgacagtgtctcgtctgccaaaaattttatattagaacactttacaacttatattacaagcagaagggattgaaaacagaatactgaatgatactattgtaatattagctaaaaattggtgaacattagactcttcgttcgtcgcgacatctattgacaagtagcagtactgataatttattctagttgacgcgtgattgtcgctagatgtcactataactatacctatacaaataactcgcgtttactgatgtatggagttacaactcttcccttacttattcctctatggtatatACCAACATTTTATACACAGTACATATTggcaaaaaatatttacaattttcataCAATACTAAAACTAGGTACGTTGACCCGGAGGACGAGTTAAAAGTCGAGCCATAAAGCTTGGATCTCTTCGGAAAGAGAATAGACAATTCTGCGAGTGTATTAGACTTGTTTGTAATGTTGTAGGTGATCAAACTGTTCGAGATCCACGACGCAGGCGCGTGTGTCGTGCGTCTCGCGGAGACCGCCATCAGCATCGCCGACAAGAATGACCCTAATCTGGTGAGTTTTGACGTTTAGTCACGCAACTAATAGTGGcctgaaattaaaaatatctttatttacatgaacatatttacataattatataagaaactaagactaaacttaaaagctagctaatgtctaaaataggcccttgaggcattgtaccaaggatactggcgacgtttcctcgctgtatcgcaatgctgatacgttgtgcgaggaagtcgccagctcttcggtcaccagttacctcaaccaacgcttcgcgatttctgtgaacaacttgttcgcgctgggaccctatggacctagagtttctacgccaaaaggtacaaaaggtattatttgcaaagacttttgtattaattacctttaaaaatttcggcactttctgccactgcgcccgcttttatccACCTTGTACCTTGATTCCCTCTGTACGGTCCACATACCGCACGTTGCCATCTCAgcgaaattacttacaattGGGTTGAGCATTAGAATACGAGTCATTTCACGTTCACAATTAGCGCCCATCGCGCGTGTACTCATTAgcattttcattcattattaCGCGCTTTTATACTtaaggtattttagtgacaataaAGTGTTTCGGAAATAGTGAGTGTTATCATTACATCAAGCAaccaaagagaatcgagtattatagagagttactatcaaagtaaaatgtgtaatcacagtgcatagactgccatctcttgccataggcttaaaacttttgaacctcagttttgacaatttgggccatattcttagcttgatatgtgttaaaatgtcaaatattaatattagcgccatctagctgagcgtaccccaaaagtgtaatgacatctaggccaccgtagctttttctgtatggtactgaggtacgtttttttcttccGACTTTATCTgtgtatacggagttatatatgtctttgcaaGCAACCAACAGAATATAATTGGTGTACGGAGCACTAGCAGCCCATACACCctcatcaatttaaaaatattgctgCTCAAAATCAATTTCATGTaatttatattcatttattaatttaattgaaaataatattgGAACCTCGACCAAtttggacggacggacgggacgGACTCAATACGCGAGCCTAATAGACATTAAATAACTTTTCGGTCAAATGACGTAAATTAAATCCGGATACATAAACACACCACAcgggtgacgggttaagaatttcaccaccaactttcttctcgtgggtgtcgtagaagtcgactgtgggacacttaaaaattttaatactacctaaaatttaaaaaaatgtgaaaatctcgaaaaccaggcgacttttactaaaccttaatgtcgattttctggaccagtataaggtggttaaaaggttgtccattaattaccgggcacccggtatgtatgtatgtgtatataaaaaaagctTCTAACTCCGCTCGTTTCTTTCGCCACCGTTGAGATGCAAAAACACAGCACGGTTTAAGGTCTCTACTCGGTGCGAGGCTAACGTTAGTCCGTTTCCGCAGCCAATGTTCCAATGGGTGGTGTTCAAGTGGCACTTAGCAGGCGGGCGGGTGGAGCGCGCGCtcagcgccgccgccgccaaccCTGCGCCGCACgcacgcgccgccgccgccgcaacACTTCTCACTACTCTAGGTAACCACAATTTTCACTGACAATgatataggcactggtcccaccgcgagctagtaagctatgagctgtcagctataaaaatgaacaaaagatagtcgctcccgtgcaaataaaagagacacggcgatgtttatagttactcgcccagcggtgagctatcaaaatcgccgtgtctcttttattcgcacgggagtgcttatcttttgttcgtttttatagccaatagctcatagcttactagctcgcgatgggaccagtgccatagaTTTACCCTGTTCAGTTGAAATAGGCATAGTGCCGgcagggttcgaggatatatatcggatatatatccagcggggttcgacgatatatatcaatggatatgaatatccgatatttatcatttgtttataaaatattgcaatacaaaaaaatgtaacattgttaaaaatatagttttttgtgtttgttactgtttttctactaaatgttatgttttttagtagaattttccttatctaaagttgtattcataaataatgcaacaaaataataatatgccttccatacaaaatggatatatatccaagttgatatatatccgatatatatatcataaatatccgatattttgatatttattataaatatcggatattttgatatttattataaatatcggatattttcgaaccctgagTGCCGGGAAGGTGGTTGATGTAAGCACTGTAGTCGGTAGTTGCAGTTGGTACTCTATGTGTATAATTAATCTACGACAGAGAGGCAATCCCTTATCGTATGGAGAGGTATTTTATCTGTATTTAATTACTACTacgttaaataaaactatagaaacggattaaatcgcgtatccGTAAACGGGCATCCGTTgcccacgaacgctgtaaagagttcgaaacgtcgggatgaattttaaattcattatacgcgatttaatccgtttccatagttttatttaatgagtaactgtcgcggtaaccgaagataaTATTACTACTACGTTGTCTACGTGATCAACGTGTAGGAATGTCTACTAGCCTATCACAAGTCCCTCTTTGGCTTCACCAAATCGGTATCGGATGCAATTTGTCGATAATTTTTAGGACCACTTAGAGTTCTTCCATGTATTAATCCGTCCtttggaaaataaattaaattaaatttatttatttcacattgAAATTGTACATTCAACTTTACATGTCAACATAAAATGCATTCACAAAAAGATCATCGAGCTACacaatatcaaaataataaaagaccATAAATATTTCTTTTAATTCAATTGCAATTGGAAGATGAacatttttttctgtttatttAGCATCCCGGAAACAGTTAAGCGCGTTAGTATCGTGCGGCGCGCTAGCGGCGGAAGCGGAGCGCGCGGCCGCAGCGCGCGCCAAACTGCACGACGCGCACGGCGACAACCCCTACTACGACTTCTTGTACGCGCTGCATATATCCCGGCACCATTATAGGAAAGGTCAGTTGTCACTGTGGTGTATGTTTTCATCAGCATCTATTAGTAAAGCAACTAAGCGCGCTAGTATCCTGCGGCGCGCTAGCGGCGGAAGCGGAGCGCGCGCCAAATTGCACGACGCGCACGGCGACAACCCCTATTACGACTTCTTGTACGCGCTGCATATATCCCGGCACCATTATAGGAAAGGTCAGTTGTCACTGTGGTGTGTGTGTTGATTAACATCCATTAGTAAAGTAACTAAGCGCGCCAGTATCTTGCGGCGCTCTGGTGGCAAAAACCGAGCGCACAGTGGCGGTACCTGTTGTAGGCTTTATATTCCATCCCGGTATCAAACATTACGATCAAAGCAGCTAAACATCGTTACAGTTCCGTCACGATTATGCGAGCCCGGCAGCAGCGGCAGCAACAATCATAACTCGGAGACACGAGATGGTGGATTGCCGCCTAGCTTGCCGCTGCTGCCGTACGCGTTGCGTGTTGTCGCGTAATCTTTTTTGCCGAGTAGTTAGATGACTGTTTTCTCACATGTACTTATCGTGTATTCCTGTGTCACAGCGGCATCAATAATGTACGAGCGCGCAGCCCGCTGCGCAGCGGAGCGGGCGGAGGCGGCGGACGGGCAGCGCGCGCGCTGGCTGGCGGCCGCGCTCACCTGCCTGCGCCTCGCCAAGCCCGAGCACGCCTTCCTCGCGCGCCCCGCGCCGAGGGCTCTACAGGTGACTGCTAGtgcttttcacattatccgatccgatatcggatgtaggaccgatatcgaatcggataatgtgaaacaatACTTACACTACACACGATACAGTCACACAGCCGCAGCAGTAATGTACGCGCTCACCTGCCGACGTCTCGCCAACACCGAACACGCATTTCTCGCGCGCCCAGCGACATGACTCTTCAAATATATGATGACCTCACAGCGGTATCAATACAGTtgtatttttatgacttatCTAGGCTCGTTTTTTTTGCACTTTCATACTTGTTGGAAGGTGGCAAACATGGTAACACCACAGGATCATCAAGTTTAATCCCTCGTTTTCATACCACTTCGGGAGTAATCAAGAATACGGTGCGTCTGATGATGAGGGTTACATGACGTGCAATGCCGACCCTGACAATCCGCTCCGTCAtcgagctctggcaaccttacatATTCTTTCGTGTTTCAAGGATCAGCAATGTGCTCGAGTTGTTCATAAAAAGTATATCTCCACGCAAGGATTTCATTCTGCTCATCTCGGCTCGGCTCGTCCGACGTGTACCGGGTGTCCCTAAAATCAACGCCAAAAAgaaaaggggtgataggacATCTCATTACCTATCACATTAAGCGAATTTGGccttaatgaaaatgtcatggtttttgAGATACGGACAAGAGATTAAACGTCAGACCTTGACTAGGACAAATGCTTCATTTCTGTAACATTATAGAGTTTCCTATAAGATAATAATCTACAACCATGCAATACAATGCATACAAGCAGGCGAGATCACGCGAATTGTGTGACATTTGTGACATAGtcataatgtgtttttttttatagcgtACTAAAACATTACTGACTTTTATTAAGATTGCCACAAAAGATGTAAATATCTATCTGTTCTAGGTGATCGGACCTGACGAGCTAGCGGCAGAACTTCGCGAAGAAGTTCCGGACTCGCTCGATCCTGTACAGCAGGCGTTACTTGGTAAGTACCTTGCGACGCAGTCATTGATTACGTCATTTTAAAGATACTAAAACAATGATAAAGAAGTACATTTTACAAACGATTCGATCGAAGTAATAGATATTCGTATGTATTCAAATGTCTATTCGCCAGAGAAAGGATGTTATGTATGATTTTATTCTCCTAATAAACTATCGTATTGCTCTTCTCAGAACGTTATCTGTACATAATTAAACTGGTCGTGTCGAATTGTGGTCATTATAATTAAACTCTTTTAAATTTTTCTCAGGAGGCGAGAACATAGACTTCGACGGGCTGTACCCGCACTTGAAAGACGCGAATGCTGAAACTCTTCTAAGCGTCACCAAGCGCGCCCTTAGCACTGACCAATTCCTGCCTCGGTGGTTCCTACAGGCTTACATGGTATgattcttttttgtttttatttattacggcCTAATGGTGTTCAGGCGGGcaagcatggtcacgcgataaacgatataatGTAAGGCCTGCCtattcgcactatttgtaagtgcgatagggacgcaccaatgcgataaagtttatcgaactagtgtgctTCGCCCGCTGGTCTTTTCGGAGTTGGGCAGGTGCAGATGTACGATGCCGCAGCTAATACGTATTTGCCTTTGtgatctatactaatattataattattataaatggggaagagtgtgtgtttgtttgtttgcccacggcaaaacgaagcgacgaattcatgtg
This window harbors:
- the LOC125231988 gene encoding nuclear pore complex protein Nup160 homolog encodes the protein MNNPRQFILGLSLLDLSDAEGAYTAFCKAAKGVSTEPFLRQLVAAPDARLTQHQALVLYYMKVIKLFEIHDAGACVVRLAETAISIADKNDPNLPMFQWVVFKWHLAGGRVERALSAAAANPAPHARAAAAATLLTTLASRKQLSALVSCGALAAEAERAAAARAKLHDAHGDNPYYDFLYALHISRHHYRKGQLSLWCMFSSASISKATKRASILRRASGGSGARAKLHDAHGDNPYYDFLYALHISRHHYRKAASIMYERAARCAAERAEAADGQRARWLAAALTCLRLAKPEHAFLARPAPRALQVIGPDELAAELREEVPDSLDPVQQALLGGENIDFDGLYPHLKDANAETLLSVTKRALSTDQFLPRWFLQAYMDRDGAGCVRALLGGGRALEAARACLGVLRAALLGLDAHAPPRAAPLAAVDALRAELQPHARQNPHSEYAEMYDELNDLVKEYTDTLVRTSEDMKLAHLNYSTVN